One genomic region from Sphingobacterium multivorum encodes:
- a CDS encoding glycerophosphodiester phosphodiesterase family protein, which translates to MKNIIFSTILLSMIVSSTSHLYAQSKDLITKLDQQSLHIAAHRGAHLEQPENSIAAIEEAIRQGASVVEVDVRATKDGVLVLMHDKTVNRTTTGQGELAKQTYAELQQLHLRKKANGEASDHVIPTLSEALRVAKGKIIVDLDFKEDRKEFIKKTYELVEQEGMEDQVLFFLYDYKDMPKIYKFNPTITLFPRARSMKDLEAILKMKLTSIVHLDESFTDTEKLNALRKQGIYFWMNSLGEYDDKAEQEGKEAYRSFLEKYPFVRLIQTDHPNLWREVLSGS; encoded by the coding sequence ATGAAAAATATTATATTTTCTACTATCTTGTTGAGTATGATAGTAAGTTCTACAAGCCATTTATATGCTCAGTCGAAAGATTTAATAACCAAGTTAGATCAACAGAGTTTACACATAGCTGCCCACCGGGGAGCTCATCTGGAGCAACCGGAAAACTCGATTGCCGCTATCGAAGAGGCTATTCGGCAGGGGGCTTCCGTGGTAGAGGTGGATGTAAGGGCAACCAAAGATGGTGTGCTTGTGCTGATGCACGATAAAACAGTCAATCGCACGACAACCGGGCAAGGAGAGCTTGCCAAACAGACCTATGCCGAGCTTCAACAGCTCCACTTACGCAAAAAGGCAAATGGTGAAGCCTCGGATCATGTTATACCAACCCTATCGGAAGCTTTGCGCGTTGCAAAGGGAAAAATTATTGTTGACCTCGATTTTAAAGAAGATCGCAAAGAGTTTATTAAGAAAACCTATGAACTTGTTGAACAGGAGGGAATGGAAGACCAAGTGCTGTTTTTTCTTTACGATTACAAAGACATGCCCAAGATTTACAAATTCAATCCAACGATAACACTTTTTCCGAGGGCACGTAGTATGAAGGATCTTGAGGCCATACTAAAGATGAAATTAACCTCAATTGTCCATCTTGATGAATCATTTACTGATACCGAAAAACTTAATGCATTGCGCAAACAGGGTATTTATTTTTGGATGAATAGTTTGGGGGAATATGACGACAAAGCAGAACAGGAAGGAAAGGAAGCTTATCGATCTTTTTTGGAGAAATATCCTTTTGTACGTCTTATTCAAACAGATCATCCGAACTTGTGGCGCGAAGTGCTTTCCGGCTCTTAG